The following are from one region of the Rosistilla carotiformis genome:
- a CDS encoding DUF481 domain-containing protein: MLIRIILIALILLTTGFSRSFAQTSIQSLPGTGYQPGAYGSSTPTYLPPVGGQSVSYPSLEQTAPAGGSYSMPATVNPSYDPQVQSSYYQTANENATYAQNQYLTAPAQNYVPPVPMSDPASYQDGGVVGSGASQESLPVPDPDTTSSATDMSMLTPLPDQMDAMEKEYSWYHYPWVWIPRDGWDSSVEFGLNGSEGNTNSLSYAAGANLARKSDLYNLGVNLNYRKTSSGGVDTQNNARANFDLDRAIASSDFSTFLKSGLEYDEFKAFDARVNVNAGLSYFLAKSDDVTFVTRVGAGASQEIGSVDPDWKPEMLFGLDLKQQVNKRNKIYVKADYFPAFADFSDYRVVTDAGWEILLDDAENFSLKLAATNRYDSTPLGLEPQDIDYTATLLYKF; this comes from the coding sequence ATTCTCATCGCGCTGATTCTGCTGACGACCGGGTTCAGCCGTTCATTCGCGCAAACATCGATCCAGTCGTTGCCGGGAACCGGTTACCAACCGGGAGCGTACGGCAGCAGCACGCCAACCTATCTTCCCCCCGTCGGTGGGCAAAGTGTTTCGTATCCTTCGCTCGAGCAAACCGCTCCTGCGGGCGGTTCATACTCGATGCCAGCGACCGTCAATCCGTCGTACGACCCGCAGGTTCAATCGTCGTATTACCAAACGGCCAACGAAAACGCGACGTACGCCCAGAATCAGTACCTGACCGCACCAGCTCAGAATTACGTGCCGCCGGTACCGATGAGTGATCCGGCAAGCTATCAAGACGGTGGCGTGGTGGGTTCGGGAGCAAGCCAAGAATCGCTGCCGGTTCCCGACCCCGACACAACAAGTTCTGCCACGGACATGTCGATGTTGACACCGCTACCCGACCAGATGGACGCGATGGAGAAGGAATACAGCTGGTATCACTATCCGTGGGTCTGGATTCCTCGCGATGGCTGGGATAGCAGCGTTGAATTTGGTTTGAACGGGTCCGAGGGAAATACCAACTCGCTCAGCTACGCCGCCGGTGCCAATTTGGCCCGCAAAAGCGATCTCTACAATCTGGGCGTGAATTTGAACTACCGCAAAACCAGCAGCGGCGGCGTGGACACGCAGAACAACGCCCGAGCGAATTTCGACTTGGATCGCGCGATCGCCAGTTCCGACTTTTCGACGTTCCTCAAGAGTGGCCTGGAATACGACGAGTTCAAGGCGTTTGATGCGCGGGTGAACGTCAACGCGGGTCTCTCGTACTTCCTGGCAAAATCCGACGACGTCACTTTTGTCACCCGGGTCGGTGCTGGTGCGTCGCAGGAGATCGGATCGGTCGATCCCGATTGGAAACCGGAAATGCTGTTTGGCCTGGATCTAAAACAACAGGTCAACAAACGAAATAAGATCTATGTCAAAGCCGATTACTTTCCTGCCTTCGCAGATTTTTCCGACTACCGCGTCGTGACCGATGCTGGATGGGAAATTCTCTTGGATGACGCGGAAAACTTCAGTCTGAAATTGGCAGCGACCAACCGATATGACAGCACTCCTTTGGGCCTTGAACCACAAGATATCGATTACACCGCAACTCTGCTGTACAAGTTCTAA
- a CDS encoding HEAT repeat domain-containing protein: MHRLTPLAILTTCALLAGCHDGPLFALKTINPVYRSQWAEDQKLGPTDVQRREELQRLVTSMPSLSDADQEYWLKHVEALLENDKNPEMRTLAIRALEGCRSQRVIDLCEKQLSDESIKVRMAVCDVLATRDEARSTQLLGETIGSESNEDVQMAAIAAVGKHRSPEAAQALKASLRSRNPAVRVASVESLGECTGKNLGEDPQVWVAYLDGKEVDEEKKSLTRQMRDLF; this comes from the coding sequence ATGCACAGATTGACCCCTTTGGCAATTCTGACAACCTGCGCTTTGCTAGCGGGTTGCCACGATGGGCCGCTGTTTGCCTTAAAAACGATCAACCCCGTTTATCGATCGCAATGGGCCGAAGATCAAAAACTCGGCCCCACCGATGTGCAGCGCCGTGAGGAATTGCAGCGTCTGGTGACGTCGATGCCGAGCCTGTCGGACGCGGACCAAGAGTATTGGCTGAAGCATGTCGAAGCGCTTCTGGAGAACGACAAGAATCCAGAGATGCGCACCCTTGCGATTCGCGCATTGGAAGGCTGCCGTAGCCAGCGCGTGATCGATCTGTGCGAAAAGCAATTGTCCGACGAAAGCATCAAGGTTCGGATGGCCGTCTGCGATGTCTTGGCGACACGCGACGAAGCCCGTTCAACCCAGTTGTTAGGCGAAACCATCGGCAGCGAATCGAACGAAGACGTTCAGATGGCAGCCATTGCGGCGGTGGGCAAACATCGCTCGCCCGAAGCGGCTCAGGCGTTGAAGGCAAGCTTGCGATCGCGAAACCCCGCAGTCCGAGTTGCTTCGGTTGAATCGTTGGGAGAATGCACCGGCAAAAATCTGGGAGAAGATCCGCAAGTCTGGGTTGCCTATCTGGATGGCAAAGAAGTCGATGAGGAAAAGAAGAGTCTGACGCGTCAGATGCGCGACCTTTTCTAA
- a CDS encoding prenyltransferase/squalene oxidase repeat-containing protein translates to MLRSLLCCFAAVLTLPSLAADRQQDRDAAVARGIEFLTRSAATDNGAYSPQAGTGVTSLCVAAILQNQPAALSSPSVQKSLKYLEQHFQQDGGIYVNDSLYRNYETSIAIQALTLANRDHRYDERLKRAEAFLRGIQWDEGEGIESSDPAYGGSGYGKHARPDLSNTTFFMDALRSLGAGEEDPAIQKALKFVSRCQNLESEHNDTPHAAKVGDGGFYYTSAAGGQSQAGQTPDGGLRSYGSMTYAGLKSMIFAGLEKDDQRVKAAMDFISKTYSLKQNPGMGDAGLYYYYHTFAKALDATELKTVTDASGMEHDWRSELAATLVSLQLEDGAWVNRENNRWLEGDRNLVTAYALMALSYCK, encoded by the coding sequence ATGCTACGATCGTTGTTATGCTGTTTTGCTGCCGTCTTAACGCTCCCGAGCCTGGCGGCTGATCGGCAACAGGATCGGGATGCAGCGGTTGCGCGGGGGATCGAATTCCTGACCCGTAGCGCGGCGACCGACAATGGTGCCTACAGTCCACAAGCGGGAACGGGAGTGACGAGTTTGTGCGTCGCAGCGATTTTGCAGAATCAACCGGCAGCGTTGTCATCGCCTTCGGTCCAAAAGTCGCTGAAGTATCTGGAACAGCACTTCCAACAGGACGGCGGAATCTATGTCAACGATTCGCTGTATCGTAACTATGAAACCAGCATCGCCATCCAGGCGCTAACGTTGGCCAATCGCGATCATCGATACGACGAACGCTTGAAGAGGGCTGAGGCCTTCCTGCGCGGAATCCAGTGGGATGAAGGGGAAGGGATCGAATCGTCCGATCCAGCCTACGGTGGTTCGGGGTACGGAAAACATGCTCGCCCGGATCTCTCGAACACCACGTTCTTCATGGACGCGCTGCGTAGCTTGGGAGCTGGCGAAGAGGATCCTGCGATCCAAAAGGCGCTGAAATTCGTTTCTCGCTGCCAAAACCTGGAATCCGAGCACAACGATACGCCGCATGCTGCGAAAGTAGGCGATGGCGGCTTCTATTACACATCCGCCGCCGGGGGCCAGAGCCAAGCAGGGCAAACGCCCGACGGTGGCCTTCGCAGCTATGGATCGATGACCTACGCGGGGCTGAAAAGCATGATCTTTGCTGGTCTCGAAAAAGACGATCAACGCGTCAAAGCGGCGATGGACTTTATCAGCAAAACCTATTCGCTGAAGCAGAATCCAGGCATGGGAGACGCGGGACTCTACTATTATTACCACACCTTTGCCAAAGCGCTCGATGCCACCGAATTGAAGACTGTCACCGATGCATCGGGAATGGAACATGACTGGCGCTCGGAATTGGCCGCCACGCTTGTCTCGTTGCAGCTGGAAGATGGTGCCTGGGTGAACCGCGAGAAC